Genomic DNA from Candidatus Cloacimonadota bacterium:
ATCATCACGCCCAGGATCAGTGAGGCCGTGAACACATTCAAACCGGTGTCCAGGCCAAACCACTGCCGCACCAGCGGGGCGAGGAAGGCCATGCCGAAAAGGCCGTAAACCACAGAGGGGATCCCGGCCAAAAGTTCGATCACAGGCTTGGCGATCTCGCGCAGACGCGGTCCGGCAATTTCGGAGAGGAAGATCGCCGCCCCCAATCCCAGCGGGATGGCGATGATCAGGGCGCCCAGGGTTACGATCAGCGATCCGGCGATCAGCGCCAGGGATCCAAACTCCGGTTGCGCGTGGGTGGGATACCAGTTGTTGGTGCCCAGAAACTCTTTCAGGCCAACGCTTTCAAACAGCGGCAAGCCTTCCCGGAAGATCCCGAAGATGATCCCCAGCAAACAGGCCACTGTGAACAGCGCCGCGGTGTAGGTTAGCGCCTGGAAGCTCCTTTCCTTAAAGTTTTTCATCATTTCCTGCCTCAAACGGGGAGCCGCAGCTCCCCTGTGAATGGAGGTTTTGTGGTGGCCGCATCAGGCTATTTGAGAGCGATGAAACCCTGCTCCACCACGATTTTTTGTCCTTCGGCGGACTGGATGAAGGCGATGTAGCTGCTCACGTCACCTTTCGCCTTGCCGTTCGTGTACATGTAGAGTTTGCGTGAGAGCGGGTAGGAGCCGTCCTGAACGGTTTTGGTGGTGGGGGTCACTCCGTTGACCTTCACAGTTCTGATCTGGCCGGTGAGGTAGCCCAGGCCTATGTAGCCGATCCCGCCCGGAGTGCTGCCCACGGTGGTGGCCACGGCGTTGTTGGAGGCCAGCAGTTGCGCGCTGGAAACCACCTTGTTGCCGCCGAGGGCTTTTTCGTTGAAAACCTCGAAAGTGCCGGAAGCCACGTCGCGTGAGATCACCACGATCGGCAGGCTGGCTCCTCCAACTTCTTTCCAGTTCTTGATCTTGCCGGTGTAGATGTCCCGGATCTGGGCGATGCTGAGATTCGCCACGGAGTTGTTGGCATGCACCACGATGGCGATGCCGTCCAGGGCAATGGCGTAAGGGGTGGGGTTGATGCCTTTGGATTTGGCCTGGGAAATTTCCTTGGCCTTCATGGTGCGGCTGGAATTGGCGATCTGCGCGGTCCCGTTTTGCAGCGCGGCGACACCCACTCCGGAGCCACCGCCGCGGATGGAGATGTTCACGTCCGGATGCTTGTCCATAAAGGCTTCCGCGGTGGCCTGGGCGATCGGCAGCACCGTGGTGGAGCCGGAACAGGTGAGCCTGCGGGGCTTGGCAAAGGCTGAAGATATGGCCAGAAGCAGGATCAGGGCAATGATCAGATGTCTATGTTTCATTATTGGTTCTCCTTAATTGACTGCGGCGGCGAAGCGCCATTTAAGCTGGAGCATGACGGTGTCCGTGTCCTTCTTGCCGTTGGCGTAGTCGGAGCCGGAAACGCTTTCATCGTAATCTTTTTTCACATAGTTCAGCTGGGCCTGCAGGGCGGGATTGCCGCTTTCGTCGGCCATGAAGTTGTAGTTCAGACCGCCGGTCCAGGCGTTCAGCAGGTTTTTCTTCTTGTTGTCCGGAAGTTTGGTTTCGTCCCAGCGTTCATAGCGACCGGTTAGTTCGATGTCCTCCCCGATCAGGCTTTTCAGCTTCAGGGTGGGAAACACGCTGAGGCAGGTTGCCGAGTAATCCTTGGCGCTGAAAGCGGGCGCGTGGCTTACATCCTTGTATAAATACTCGGCCCAGACGTCCAGCGGACCGAAAGCCGCGCGCAAAATTCCATCCGCGAGCAGCTGGGTGTTGTAGGCGGAATTTTGGGTGGCGTCAGCCAGCTTGAGCATTCTCTCGCTGCCGTTGGTCATCACCGATCCCCCCAAAGTGAGGCCGGCAATGGGGGTCAGGCGCAGGTTGGCCAGGAAGGCTGGGTCGATGTTGTCTTTGAGGTTGGCGCCGTAGTTTTTGTAGCCCTCGCCGTTGTACATGCCCAGTTGGTATTCGCCCCAGCCGGCGG
This window encodes:
- the pstC gene encoding phosphate ABC transporter permease subunit PstC, whose translation is MKNFKERSFQALTYTAALFTVACLLGIIFGIFREGLPLFESVGLKEFLGTNNWYPTHAQPEFGSLALIAGSLIVTLGALIIAIPLGLGAAIFLSEIAGPRLREIAKPVIELLAGIPSVVYGLFGMAFLAPLVRQWFGLDTGLNVFTASLILGVMIVPVICSMGEDALSSVPKNLREASLALGATRAETIFKAVVPAAKNGLAGSVLMGFGRAIGETMVVLMVAGGAARIPGSIFDPARPLTSTIAAEMGETVMGDLHYQSLFALAIILFLITFVSNLITETLLMKRGGR
- a CDS encoding phosphate ABC transporter substrate-binding protein; this encodes MKHRHLIIALILLLAISSAFAKPRRLTCSGSTTVLPIAQATAEAFMDKHPDVNISIRGGGSGVGVAALQNGTAQIANSSRTMKAKEISQAKSKGINPTPYAIALDGIAIVVHANNSVANLSIAQIRDIYTGKIKNWKEVGGASLPIVVISRDVASGTFEVFNEKALGGNKVVSSAQLLASNNAVATTVGSTPGGIGYIGLGYLTGQIRTVKVNGVTPTTKTVQDGSYPLSRKLYMYTNGKAKGDVSSYIAFIQSAEGQKIVVEQGFIALK
- a CDS encoding OprO/OprP family phosphate-selective porin, with the translated sequence MKIMLLATLVGISLLPALLGAQELKISGEMWNRWTLEQGQVPADTSLTAYGPGITKNLFALERGYVGLEAKFSESVKGRFTVDIFSTDLLKDGAGLKLKYAYVDFSKLIPIPDLTTSVGLQKVYFGSIYDWNYSLIGKAPSDEYKLANSADYGISLNGFLPAGWGEYQLGMYNGEGYKNYGANLKDNIDPAFLANLRLTPIAGLTLGGSVMTNGSERMLKLADATQNSAYNTQLLADGILRAAFGPLDVWAEYLYKDVSHAPAFSAKDYSATCLSVFPTLKLKSLIGEDIELTGRYERWDETKLPDNKKKNLLNAWTGGLNYNFMADESGNPALQAQLNYVKKDYDESVSGSDYANGKKDTDTVMLQLKWRFAAAVN